A window of the Desulfovibrio sp. genome harbors these coding sequences:
- a CDS encoding ABC transporter ATP-binding protein, giving the protein MRIASSWVLPKLLSFVAPYRKRFFLGLISNAAARACDLIPMILVGRAVDAITAAKSGLAPGLDTLLLYGGGVLVAFVCLAAFQSVSDYALDSMAQHVRHDLRNALYRHLQRQDMHFFEERQSGDLLNVVSSDVDTLETFLSDSTTSSIRLVITFVGTFAVLFWIDWRLALLLLAPMPVAFAAVRTFSTRIRPRYREARKAVGQVAAIIGNNLRGMGVIQAFTAEEDQARRVDVQSARYRDEAVGAALARARFIPVLYCVAGAAFALLIAGGGWLTLSGNGPTLGDYATFILLATRMILPLFVFGMLINQFQRSEASAVRIWGVLSLKPAIADKPGSVPLDETPLAIRFENVRFAYPDREPVINGVDFTMERGKVLGVVGPTGAGKSTLVKLMLRHLEPASGRIALNGRDISEFTLESLRRHMGYVSQDAFLFAGSVAENIRLGAPEATGQALADAARIAGALEFIKELPQGFDTPIGEGGVKLSGGQRQRISLARAVLRNPDILVLDEATSAVDTRTEGIIQHNLHAFRQNRMTLAVAHRLSTVRLADEIIVVVEGVIVERGRHDDLLAQKGVYAGLWAVQSGEGRG; this is encoded by the coding sequence ATGCGCATCGCTTCAAGCTGGGTCCTGCCCAAACTCCTGTCTTTCGTGGCCCCGTACCGCAAACGTTTTTTTCTGGGCCTTATCAGCAATGCCGCGGCCCGGGCCTGCGACCTGATACCCATGATCCTGGTGGGACGGGCCGTGGATGCCATCACAGCCGCCAAGTCAGGCCTGGCCCCGGGGCTGGACACCCTGCTCCTCTACGGGGGCGGGGTGCTCGTTGCCTTCGTCTGCCTTGCCGCGTTTCAATCAGTGAGCGACTACGCTCTGGACTCCATGGCTCAGCACGTGCGCCACGATTTGAGGAACGCGCTCTACCGCCACCTGCAGCGGCAAGATATGCATTTTTTCGAGGAACGCCAGTCCGGGGATCTCTTGAATGTGGTCTCCTCGGACGTGGACACCCTGGAGACCTTCCTCTCCGATTCCACCACCTCTTCGATTCGCCTGGTGATCACTTTCGTGGGAACCTTCGCGGTTCTTTTCTGGATCGATTGGCGCCTGGCGCTCCTGCTTCTGGCTCCCATGCCTGTGGCCTTCGCCGCGGTGCGCACCTTTTCAACGCGTATCCGGCCGCGCTACCGCGAGGCCCGAAAGGCCGTGGGCCAAGTGGCGGCCATCATCGGCAACAACCTGCGGGGCATGGGCGTGATTCAGGCCTTCACGGCCGAGGAGGACCAGGCCCGAAGGGTGGATGTGCAGTCTGCTCGCTACAGGGATGAGGCCGTGGGCGCAGCCCTGGCCAGGGCGCGCTTTATTCCTGTGCTCTACTGCGTGGCCGGAGCGGCCTTCGCCCTGCTCATTGCGGGCGGCGGCTGGCTGACCCTTTCCGGAAACGGGCCGACCCTTGGCGACTACGCCACCTTCATCCTGCTGGCCACCCGCATGATCCTGCCGCTTTTCGTGTTCGGCATGCTCATCAATCAGTTCCAGCGCTCTGAGGCGTCGGCCGTTCGCATCTGGGGGGTGCTGTCGCTCAAGCCGGCTATTGCGGACAAACCAGGTTCGGTGCCCCTTGATGAGACGCCCCTTGCGATCCGGTTCGAGAACGTCCGCTTCGCCTACCCGGACCGCGAGCCAGTCATAAACGGTGTGGATTTCACCATGGAGCGCGGCAAGGTGCTCGGAGTGGTTGGGCCCACGGGAGCTGGCAAATCCACCCTGGTGAAGCTCATGCTGCGCCATCTGGAGCCGGCCTCGGGACGGATAGCACTCAATGGGCGGGATATTTCGGAATTCACCTTGGAAAGCCTGCGCCGCCACATGGGCTATGTTTCCCAGGACGCGTTTTTGTTCGCCGGCAGCGTGGCCGAAAACATCCGCCTGGGAGCGCCGGAGGCTACGGGTCAGGCGTTAGCGGATGCCGCACGTATCGCCGGCGCGCTTGAGTTCATCAAGGAGCTGCCACAGGGTTTTGACACGCCCATCGGCGAGGGAGGGGTGAAACTTTCCGGTGGTCAGCGCCAGCGTATTTCGCTCGCCCGGGCGGTGCTGAGAAACCCGGACATCCTAGTGCTGGACGAGGCCACCTCGGCCGTGGACACCCGCACCGAGGGCATCATCCAGCACAACCTGCATGCTTTCCGGCAGAACCGCATGACCCTGGCCGTCGCTCATAGGCTCTCCACCGTGCGCCTTGCGGATGAGATCATCGTGGTGGTGGAAGGCGTGATCGTGGAGCGCGGCCGCCATGACGATCTGCTGGCCCAGAAAGGTGTTTACGCCGGCCTGTGGGCCGTGCAGAGCGGGGAGGGGCGGGGGTAA
- a CDS encoding YggS family pyridoxal phosphate-dependent enzyme — protein sequence MNARIRLDQVRKRIARACARVGRNPADVTLVAVSKTHPPQDVAALNQAGQAVFAESYVQEALPKMDALADLHVRWHFIGRLQKNKVKYVAGRFDLIHSIDSIELARMLHKKCAARGIIQPVLVQVNLACETQKAGCSLEGTLPLAQEVRGLSGLKLEGLMLLPPWDEDPEANRSLFAQAAKLKHELADRLGQALPVLSMGMSHDLEQAVEEGATMVRVGTDLFGERNR from the coding sequence ATGAACGCGAGAATACGCCTGGATCAGGTTCGTAAACGCATAGCGCGCGCCTGTGCCCGGGTCGGCCGGAACCCGGCGGATGTGACCCTGGTGGCCGTGTCCAAGACCCACCCCCCCCAGGACGTGGCCGCTCTTAATCAGGCGGGACAGGCGGTGTTCGCGGAGTCGTACGTCCAGGAGGCTTTGCCCAAGATGGACGCTCTGGCGGATCTTCATGTCCGCTGGCACTTCATTGGCCGGTTGCAGAAAAACAAGGTGAAGTACGTAGCAGGGCGATTCGATTTGATTCATTCCATTGATTCAATTGAACTGGCCCGGATGTTGCATAAAAAATGCGCGGCTCGTGGGATAATCCAGCCTGTGCTGGTGCAGGTCAATCTTGCCTGCGAAACCCAGAAAGCCGGCTGTTCCCTGGAAGGTACGCTGCCCTTGGCGCAGGAAGTGCGCGGGCTGTCCGGGCTGAAACTCGAGGGGCTCATGCTTTTGCCCCCCTGGGATGAAGACCCGGAGGCCAATCGAAGCCTCTTCGCCCAGGCAGCCAAGCTCAAACATGAGCTTGCGGACCGCCTTGGCCAGGCCCTGCCCGTTCTTTCCATGGGCATGTCCCACGACCTGGAGCAGGCCGTGGAGGAAGGCGCCACCATGGTGCGGGTGGGCACGGACCTTTTCGGGGAAAGAAACCGCTGA
- a CDS encoding flagellar basal body-associated FliL family protein — MADLEEEDGAQPKKKKGKLLIIILLVVVLAALGGGGYFAYLKFFKAPPPESTEEQAPPEGAKKEEKKEEKKEEKKKEEKKDEKKKDEKKPVTSIQNIVTNLADPGGKRYVRLSVEFDFKDEHTAAEFAEKYQARVKDAILTLLWSKTSEELSNVDGMIAFRTELQNRVNQIMGPGMVKQVFITDRVIQ; from the coding sequence ATGGCCGATCTTGAAGAAGAAGATGGCGCACAGCCAAAAAAGAAGAAAGGCAAACTCCTTATCATCATCCTTCTGGTGGTGGTTCTCGCTGCCTTGGGCGGCGGCGGATACTTCGCATACCTGAAGTTCTTCAAGGCCCCTCCGCCTGAGAGCACAGAAGAACAAGCCCCGCCTGAGGGAGCTAAGAAGGAAGAGAAGAAAGAGGAAAAGAAGGAAGAGAAGAAGAAGGAAGAGAAGAAGGATGAGAAGAAAAAAGACGAGAAAAAACCCGTTACTTCCATCCAAAATATCGTCACGAACTTGGCCGATCCAGGCGGCAAGCGCTATGTCCGCCTTTCCGTGGAATTCGACTTCAAGGACGAGCATACGGCCGCGGAGTTCGCCGAAAAATACCAGGCCCGGGTCAAGGACGCCATTCTGACCCTTCTCTGGTCCAAGACCAGCGAAGAACTTTCCAACGTGGACGGAATGATCGCCTTCCGCACCGAGCTGCAGAACCGGGTGAACCAGATCATGGGGCCTGGCATGGTGAAACAGGTGTTCATCACCGACAGGGTGATCCAGTAG
- the era gene encoding GTPase Era → MNAHRFGHVALIGPPNAGKSTLLNAFLGQKLAIVSPKPQTTRNRLAGIFTTDEAQIVLLDTPGVHIPRGSKLNSRLVEAAWQALSQAQAIVIVLDAPFYSRKPDILEKDIKLLARPVERSGLPVIIALNKTDALADMKGLLPVMARLGEAWPGSEIVPVSALKERGLDALVKAMTGHLPEGESVYSSDELTTAPMRFLASEIIREKLFLKLTQELPYNTAVAIEHWQETAKGARVSAVIYVSRDRHKGMVIGKGGKVLKDVGTQARQEIMELTGAPVHLELFVKVREDWTEDEFFLNELGEEHGS, encoded by the coding sequence ATGAATGCTCACCGCTTCGGCCACGTGGCCCTGATCGGACCGCCAAACGCTGGCAAGTCAACGTTGTTGAACGCTTTTCTCGGACAAAAGCTGGCCATTGTCAGCCCCAAACCCCAGACCACCCGCAACCGGTTGGCTGGCATATTCACCACGGACGAGGCCCAGATTGTGCTGCTGGACACCCCGGGCGTGCACATCCCCCGCGGCTCGAAGCTCAACAGCCGCCTGGTCGAGGCCGCCTGGCAGGCCCTGTCCCAGGCCCAGGCCATCGTCATCGTGCTGGATGCCCCGTTCTATTCACGCAAACCAGACATCCTGGAAAAAGACATCAAGCTCCTCGCCCGTCCGGTGGAGCGTTCCGGTCTGCCTGTGATCATTGCCCTCAACAAGACCGACGCCCTGGCCGATATGAAGGGCTTATTGCCAGTTATGGCCCGTCTCGGCGAGGCTTGGCCCGGCTCCGAAATAGTGCCGGTGTCCGCGCTCAAGGAGCGCGGCCTGGACGCTCTGGTGAAAGCCATGACCGGGCATTTGCCCGAGGGCGAGTCGGTCTATTCCAGTGACGAACTCACCACCGCGCCCATGCGTTTTCTGGCGTCGGAAATCATCCGCGAAAAGCTTTTTTTGAAGCTCACCCAGGAACTGCCCTATAATACGGCTGTGGCCATCGAACACTGGCAGGAAACCGCCAAGGGCGCGCGCGTGAGCGCGGTGATCTACGTCTCGCGCGACAGGCACAAGGGGATGGTGATCGGCAAGGGCGGCAAGGTGCTCAAGGATGTGGGAACCCAGGCCAGGCAAGAGATCATGGAACTGACCGGAGCGCCCGTGCATCTGGAGCTTTTCGTGAAGGTGCGCGAGGACTGGACAGAGGACGAATTTTTCCTGAATGAATTGGGCGAGGAGCACGGATCGTAA
- a CDS encoding 4Fe-4S ferredoxin yields the protein MHLIAEKVVSWMSERDNNSIEPGSDLPAFDTPLLGCASGADPLFALLKRDIGPEFYWTPQEAYSLAYPEEDVRAEELTVIAWVLPQTAHTRAAHRKARDMPSIEWSRARHYGEMVNENLRRFMIELLAERGVAAIAPTLLPQWGRAMSERFGFASNWSERHAAHACGLGTFGLSDGLITPAGKAVRVGSVVAKTVLSPTPRPYIAHNQWCLRAAKGVCRGCIKRCPAGAITEAGHDKIKCKDYIRGVTAGFVEREQLGFPVNSCGLCQVGTPCEARNPTAPRR from the coding sequence ATGCACCTGATCGCAGAGAAAGTGGTTTCCTGGATGTCCGAGAGGGACAACAACTCCATTGAGCCTGGATCGGACCTGCCAGCCTTTGATACGCCCCTGCTTGGGTGCGCCTCAGGTGCGGATCCGCTGTTTGCATTGTTGAAGAGGGACATCGGGCCGGAGTTCTACTGGACGCCGCAAGAAGCCTACTCCTTGGCCTATCCCGAGGAAGATGTTCGCGCTGAAGAACTTACGGTTATCGCCTGGGTGCTGCCCCAAACCGCACACACACGCGCAGCGCACCGAAAGGCTCGTGATATGCCGAGCATCGAGTGGAGCCGGGCGCGTCACTACGGGGAGATGGTGAACGAGAACCTGCGGAGGTTCATGATTGAACTGCTGGCTGAGCGTGGTGTTGCCGCGATTGCACCGACGCTTCTCCCCCAGTGGGGGCGGGCCATGTCAGAACGGTTCGGGTTCGCGTCGAACTGGTCCGAGCGGCACGCGGCTCACGCCTGCGGCTTGGGCACATTCGGCCTGTCGGACGGGCTGATCACCCCGGCTGGCAAAGCGGTGCGAGTTGGGTCTGTTGTGGCCAAAACCGTGCTTTCACCAACACCCAGGCCCTATATCGCCCACAACCAATGGTGTCTGCGTGCCGCCAAGGGCGTCTGCCGGGGCTGCATCAAGCGCTGCCCGGCCGGGGCCATCACTGAAGCCGGTCACGACAAAATAAAATGCAAGGACTACATCCGAGGAGTGACGGCGGGATTTGTCGAGCGCGAGCAGCTGGGATTTCCGGTGAACAGCTGCGGATTGTGCCAGGTCGGTACGCCGTGTGAGGCACGCAACCCGACTGCTCCCAGGCGGTGA
- the fliO gene encoding flagellar biosynthetic protein FliO — protein MSMGGAAIQMAVALLLILVVILLAYWMLRRFGPRFGLGAPAKSRGLRVESYLTLGPRKNIMVVRFLNRLLVLGVTDQSINLLTEVDASDENKDFQAVLDDAGRRADGPGSSGPGAGG, from the coding sequence ATGAGCATGGGAGGCGCGGCGATTCAGATGGCCGTGGCCCTCCTGCTCATTCTGGTTGTCATTTTGCTGGCGTACTGGATGCTCAGGCGTTTCGGGCCCCGCTTCGGCCTGGGCGCCCCCGCCAAGTCGCGCGGGCTGCGGGTGGAGAGCTACCTCACCCTGGGACCCCGGAAAAACATTATGGTGGTCCGCTTCTTGAATAGGCTTTTGGTGCTCGGGGTCACTGACCAGAGCATCAATCTCCTCACAGAGGTGGACGCATCCGATGAAAACAAGGATTTCCAAGCCGTTCTTGATGACGCTGGCCGCCGGGCTGACGGTCCTGGCTCTTCCGGCCCTGGCGCTGGCGGCTGA
- a CDS encoding cyclic nucleotide-binding domain-containing protein, with product MIPKLELLRKIPFFSAFPDDATLEAFVNEGHWAKLGSGSVVYRVGDSANKIYIVLGGKIRITRNNKVLTTLGPGDIFGEVGPFLNIARTVTAVSMGDAILFEFEKAVLDRVPIEIRYNIMKFLYIITTKRFVETTRKITLT from the coding sequence ATGATCCCCAAGCTCGAACTGCTGCGCAAAATCCCGTTCTTCTCCGCTTTCCCGGATGATGCGACACTTGAGGCGTTCGTCAATGAAGGCCATTGGGCGAAGCTTGGCAGTGGAAGCGTGGTTTACCGTGTCGGCGACTCGGCCAACAAGATATACATAGTTCTTGGTGGAAAAATCCGGATCACGCGCAACAACAAGGTCCTGACGACATTGGGACCCGGCGACATATTCGGGGAGGTAGGGCCGTTTTTAAATATCGCCAGGACTGTCACGGCCGTCTCCATGGGAGACGCTATCCTGTTCGAGTTCGAGAAGGCGGTGCTTGATCGCGTTCCGATCGAGATCCGTTATAATATCATGAAATTCCTCTACATCATCACAACCAAGCGGTTTGTTGAGACAACACGGAAGATCACTCTGACCTGA
- the fliN gene encoding flagellar motor switch protein FliN encodes MAPDDIDQDQLAAEWAAALEDDTDGGGGDPFEQALGAVGGGDAAPAAGGDAGAGDEALAEQWAAALAGEEETSVKREREQAQLSAKSREASFKDLTQEAKVPRAESGRRDLDFILDIPLDVSAELGRTKLLINELLQLGQGSVIELNKLAGEPLEIYVNGKLVARGEAVVINEKFGVRLTDIISPIERVKQLG; translated from the coding sequence ATGGCCCCCGACGACATCGACCAAGACCAATTAGCCGCGGAATGGGCCGCTGCCCTGGAAGACGACACTGACGGAGGAGGCGGCGACCCCTTCGAGCAAGCCCTCGGTGCTGTCGGCGGTGGTGATGCCGCCCCTGCCGCAGGCGGCGACGCCGGTGCGGGAGACGAGGCCCTGGCGGAACAGTGGGCCGCTGCCCTGGCTGGCGAAGAAGAGACCTCTGTTAAGCGCGAACGCGAGCAGGCTCAGCTGTCAGCCAAAAGCCGCGAGGCATCGTTCAAGGATTTGACGCAGGAGGCCAAAGTCCCCCGTGCTGAATCCGGCCGGCGCGACCTGGACTTCATACTGGACATCCCCCTGGACGTATCCGCCGAACTGGGGCGCACCAAGCTTTTGATCAACGAGCTTTTGCAGCTGGGCCAAGGTTCGGTCATCGAGCTCAACAAGCTGGCTGGCGAACCGCTTGAAATCTACGTCAACGGCAAGCTGGTGGCCAGAGGCGAGGCCGTAGTCATAAACGAAAAATTCGGTGTGCGCCTGACAGATATCATCAGCCCCATCGAAAGGGTGAAGCAGCTTGGCTGA
- the fliM gene encoding flagellar motor switch protein FliM, translated as MSKILSQDEVDTLLRGLTGGEVEAESEILEDDSGIVPFDLSNQDRIIRGRMPVLEIINDRFSRLATNAMANAMRKRVDVNPISIDMSKFGDFMRSLPVPTSINIFKLDPLRGNAILVVDSRLVFALVENFFGGAGSQPKVEGRDFTPIEQAIISKVVRIALANLEDAWRPVHEVHVELIRSEINPQFAAIVPPSDVVVVVTFEVELENAIGSMIACLPYATIEPIRSKLYASFQSERLEVDHAWISRFKERLMETPVEVVVEFGKSQLSGRQLLSLKEGDIILLDTDVEALLKAEVQGVKKFWGIPGNVKSNKAFQVIREEETHF; from the coding sequence ATGAGTAAAATCCTGAGCCAGGACGAGGTCGACACCCTACTTCGGGGACTGACCGGCGGCGAAGTTGAGGCCGAGTCTGAAATCCTGGAGGACGATTCGGGCATAGTGCCCTTTGACCTCTCCAACCAGGACCGCATCATCCGCGGGCGAATGCCCGTCCTTGAGATAATAAACGACCGTTTTTCACGTCTGGCCACCAATGCCATGGCCAATGCCATGCGCAAACGCGTGGACGTGAACCCCATCTCCATCGACATGTCCAAATTCGGCGACTTCATGCGGAGCCTGCCGGTGCCGACCTCGATAAACATCTTCAAGCTCGACCCCCTGCGCGGCAATGCCATCCTGGTTGTGGATTCGCGCCTGGTGTTCGCCCTGGTGGAAAATTTCTTCGGCGGGGCTGGCAGTCAGCCAAAGGTCGAGGGCCGGGACTTCACACCCATCGAGCAGGCCATCATTTCCAAGGTGGTCAGGATCGCCCTGGCCAACCTCGAAGACGCCTGGAGGCCCGTGCACGAGGTGCACGTGGAGCTTATCCGCTCCGAGATAAACCCCCAGTTCGCGGCCATCGTGCCCCCTTCCGACGTGGTGGTCGTGGTCACCTTCGAGGTGGAGCTGGAGAACGCCATCGGCTCCATGATCGCCTGCCTGCCCTACGCCACCATCGAACCCATTCGTTCAAAACTCTACGCCTCCTTCCAGTCCGAGCGACTGGAAGTGGACCATGCCTGGATAAGCCGCTTCAAGGAGCGGCTTATGGAAACCCCTGTGGAAGTTGTGGTGGAGTTCGGCAAGTCCCAGCTTTCCGGGCGCCAGCTTCTCTCTCTCAAAGAGGGGGACATCATCCTGCTGGACACGGACGTGGAAGCCCTTTTAAAGGCCGAGGTGCAGGGCGTGAAAAAATTCTGGGGAATCCCGGGCAACGTGAAATCCAACAAAGCCTTCCAGGTTATCCGGGAAGAGGAAACCCATTTCTAA
- a CDS encoding ATP phosphoribosyltransferase: MSSPKLKLGIPKGSLQDATIKLFEKSGWRIKEHHRNYFPEIDDEEITCSMCRAQEMSRYVESGLLDCGLTGKDWILENQSDVVIVTDLVYSKVSSRPARWVLAVAGDSPFKRPEDLNGKRIATELVGYTKRYFEQAGIKVDVEFSWGATEAKVVEGLADAIVEVTETGTTIKAHGLRIIAEVLVTNTQFIANKEAWADPWKRRKIENMIMMLQGALRAEKLVGLKMNVPHGAKDKVLAELPSLNSPTVAHLLNSDWLSVEIVVAESVVRDLIPKLKDAGAEGIIEYSLNKVV; encoded by the coding sequence ATGTCTTCTCCCAAGCTCAAGCTGGGAATCCCCAAGGGTTCGCTCCAGGACGCCACCATCAAGCTCTTTGAGAAATCGGGCTGGAGAATCAAGGAACACCACCGCAACTATTTCCCTGAGATCGATGACGAGGAGATCACCTGCTCCATGTGCCGCGCTCAGGAGATGAGCCGCTACGTCGAATCCGGCCTCTTGGACTGCGGGCTTACCGGCAAGGACTGGATTCTCGAGAATCAGTCCGACGTGGTGATCGTGACCGACCTTGTCTACTCCAAGGTCAGCTCCCGTCCGGCCCGCTGGGTGCTGGCCGTGGCTGGCGATTCCCCTTTCAAGCGCCCCGAGGATTTGAACGGCAAGCGCATAGCCACCGAATTGGTGGGATACACCAAGCGCTACTTCGAGCAGGCCGGCATCAAGGTGGATGTCGAGTTTTCCTGGGGCGCCACCGAGGCCAAGGTGGTCGAGGGCCTGGCCGACGCCATCGTCGAAGTCACCGAGACCGGCACCACCATCAAGGCCCACGGGCTGCGCATCATTGCCGAAGTGCTGGTGACCAACACCCAGTTTATCGCCAACAAAGAGGCCTGGGCAGATCCCTGGAAGCGCCGCAAGATCGAGAACATGATCATGATGCTCCAGGGCGCGCTGCGCGCCGAAAAGCTGGTTGGGCTCAAGATGAACGTGCCCCACGGCGCCAAGGACAAGGTCCTGGCCGAATTGCCGAGCCTGAATTCTCCCACGGTGGCCCACCTGCTCAACTCGGACTGGCTCTCGGTGGAGATTGTTGTGGCCGAGTCAGTGGTGCGTGACCTTATCCCCAAGCTCAAGGACGCTGGAGCCGAGGGGATCATCGAATACTCGCTGAATAAGGTTGTTTAG
- a CDS encoding rubredoxin, with product MEDRYVCLLCGYTYDPKRGDEKGGIKPGTPGDKLPVDWCCPLCRTDQTNFARKGE from the coding sequence ATGGAAGACAGATACGTTTGCCTGCTGTGCGGCTACACCTACGACCCCAAGCGGGGCGACGAAAAGGGCGGCATCAAGCCCGGCACCCCTGGGGACAAGCTCCCCGTTGATTGGTGCTGTCCCCTGTGCCGGACGGACCAGACCAATTTCGCCAGGAAAGGCGAGTAG
- the topA gene encoding type I DNA topoisomerase, whose translation MAKDLIIVESPAKVKTIKKFLGDKFYVEASVGHVRDLPQKKLGVDEANGFEPQYGVIPGKQKVVDQLLKVAGKAKTIYLAPDPDREGEAIAWHIAELLKETNPNIGRIQFNEITAKAVREALDHPSSIDEKLFESQQARRILDRLVGYKISPLLWRKVRKGISAGRVQSVALKMVVDREKERLAFVPEEYWLFKARLDAGTPPPFDAELSKLGGKKAHIGSGKVATSLEEELKGQPFLVKDVAEKERQKSPPPPFITSTLQQAANQRLGYPAKKTMGAAQKLYEGVDLGERGTTALITYMRTDSTRIADEARDAAKAYIVDSLGQEYYPEKPRIFKTKSGAQDAHEAIRPVDVHVTPKDVAGLLPKDQFMVYKLIWERFVASQMAVAKFWDTAATIVAGRAEFKAKGERLLFPGYLKVYGQDAEEEGEGAKKALPPLKKGQDLKLLEIKKEQKFTQPPARYTEASLVRELEEKGIGRPSTYAAIISTLLDRDYARLEEKHFAPTELGTTVSDKLSEHFQTIMDVGFTAGMEEALDLVAEGKKDWHVLLSEFTNGFYPALEKASKDMEKQVIDSGLACPKCAKPMQVKFGRTGEFLACSGYPECKSTSNFTRNEDGKYQFAEKAAEAPPEVVGTCPDCGKDLYLKKARTGSRFIACSGYPKCKHTRPFTTGVPCPREGCDGELVEKSSRFGKLFYSCSKYPNCDQAVWDWPVQEKCPECDSPILVRKQSKRYGEHLACPVKTCKYRKIQE comes from the coding sequence ATGGCGAAAGACCTCATAATTGTCGAGTCCCCGGCTAAGGTAAAGACCATCAAGAAGTTTCTCGGAGACAAGTTCTACGTGGAAGCCTCTGTGGGACACGTCCGCGACCTGCCCCAGAAAAAGCTCGGCGTGGACGAAGCCAACGGCTTCGAACCCCAGTACGGCGTCATCCCGGGCAAACAAAAGGTCGTTGACCAGCTCCTCAAGGTGGCTGGCAAGGCAAAGACCATCTACCTTGCCCCTGACCCCGACCGCGAGGGCGAGGCCATCGCCTGGCACATTGCCGAGCTTCTCAAGGAAACCAATCCCAACATCGGGCGCATCCAGTTCAACGAGATCACGGCCAAGGCCGTGCGTGAAGCCCTTGACCACCCCAGCTCCATCGACGAGAAGCTCTTCGAGTCCCAGCAGGCCCGGCGTATCCTGGACCGGCTGGTGGGATACAAGATTTCCCCTCTCTTGTGGAGAAAGGTGCGCAAAGGCATCAGCGCCGGGCGCGTGCAGTCCGTGGCCCTCAAGATGGTTGTGGACCGCGAAAAGGAACGCCTGGCCTTTGTTCCCGAGGAATATTGGCTCTTCAAGGCGCGCCTGGATGCCGGGACGCCGCCGCCCTTCGATGCCGAACTCAGCAAACTCGGGGGCAAGAAGGCCCACATAGGAAGCGGCAAGGTTGCCACGAGCCTGGAAGAGGAACTGAAAGGCCAGCCTTTCCTGGTGAAGGATGTGGCCGAGAAGGAACGCCAGAAGTCCCCTCCTCCACCCTTCATCACCTCCACGTTGCAGCAGGCCGCCAACCAGCGGCTGGGCTACCCCGCCAAGAAGACCATGGGCGCGGCCCAGAAGCTCTACGAGGGTGTGGACCTGGGCGAACGTGGCACCACGGCGCTCATTACCTACATGCGTACCGACTCCACCCGCATTGCCGACGAAGCCCGTGATGCGGCGAAGGCCTACATTGTGGACTCCCTGGGGCAGGAATACTACCCGGAGAAGCCCAGAATTTTCAAAACCAAGTCCGGAGCCCAGGACGCCCACGAAGCCATCCGCCCGGTCGACGTGCACGTGACGCCCAAAGACGTGGCCGGTCTTCTGCCCAAGGACCAGTTCATGGTCTACAAGCTCATCTGGGAACGTTTCGTGGCCTCCCAGATGGCAGTGGCCAAGTTCTGGGACACCGCGGCCACCATCGTTGCGGGCCGTGCCGAATTCAAGGCCAAGGGGGAGCGCCTGCTCTTCCCCGGTTACCTGAAGGTCTACGGCCAGGACGCCGAGGAAGAGGGCGAGGGAGCCAAAAAGGCCCTGCCGCCACTCAAGAAGGGCCAGGACTTGAAGCTTTTGGAGATCAAGAAAGAGCAGAAATTCACCCAGCCCCCGGCGCGCTACACCGAGGCCTCCCTGGTACGCGAACTGGAAGAGAAGGGCATTGGTCGGCCCTCCACGTACGCGGCCATCATCTCCACCCTGCTGGACCGCGACTACGCTCGCCTGGAGGAAAAACACTTCGCTCCCACAGAGCTTGGCACTACGGTTTCAGACAAACTCTCCGAGCATTTCCAGACCATCATGGACGTGGGCTTCACCGCTGGCATGGAGGAGGCCCTGGATCTGGTGGCCGAAGGAAAGAAGGACTGGCACGTTCTTCTGTCCGAATTCACCAACGGCTTCTACCCGGCCCTGGAAAAGGCCTCCAAGGACATGGAAAAGCAGGTGATCGACTCTGGTCTGGCCTGCCCCAAGTGCGCCAAGCCCATGCAGGTGAAGTTCGGCCGCACCGGCGAGTTCCTGGCCTGCTCCGGCTACCCTGAGTGCAAGTCCACCTCGAACTTCACCCGCAACGAGGACGGCAAGTACCAGTTCGCTGAAAAGGCGGCCGAAGCTCCACCCGAAGTGGTGGGCACCTGCCCCGATTGCGGCAAGGATCTGTATTTAAAGAAAGCCCGCACAGGGAGCCGATTCATCGCCTGTTCCGGCTACCCCAAGTGCAAGCACACCCGCCCCTTCACCACGGGCGTCCCCTGCCCGCGCGAAGGCTGCGACGGGGAGCTGGTGGAGAAGAGTTCACGCTTCGGCAAGCTGTTCTACTCCTGCTCCAAATATCCCAACTGCGACCAGGCTGTCTGGGATTGGCCGGTGCAGGAAAAATGTCCGGAGTGCGATTCGCCTATTCTGGTGCGAAAGCAGTCGAAGCGGTACGGCGAGCACCTTGCCTGCCCTGTGAAGACGTGCAAGTATAGGAAGATACAGGAATGA